From one Mytilus edulis chromosome 1, xbMytEdul2.2, whole genome shotgun sequence genomic stretch:
- the LOC139496894 gene encoding alpha-L-fucosidase-like produces MHKMNRRQRDFTVKCLGLVSCLIIVFFLFRYLTSAKSSELSDGYEYDNPFEVVDNTKKKQFDIKQHLQNVIDNPLEIKQHVKNIIQEVLPQQNEPTESSSIDSNRYSPNWEALDKRPLPKWFDEAKIGIFIHWGLFSVPSFGSEWFWWSWKGKEATHKIETKAFMKKNYRSNYTYADFAPDFTAEFFNATEWADVFKNSGAKYVVLTAKHHEGYTNWPSAYSYSWNSLAIGPKKDLVGQLGAAVREKDLKFGLYHSLYEWFHPLYLRDKRNNFQTQDFVRAKTMPELYELVNVYKPDIIWSDGEWEAEDTYWNSTEFIAWLYNDSPVKDTVVTNDRWGKSVRCKHGGFLGCNDRYNPGILQKRKWENCMTIDKKSWGFRREANLKDYLTIEKLLLTMVETISCGGNILINIGPAHDGTISAVYLERLSQMGEWLKVNGEAIYFSVPWNFQNDHVNQHVWYTKRVIDDQASVYAIALKWPHNNKLQLAGPITGDITNVTMLGYNTHMKWTADPSGGIHIDIPFISYKDMPCKWAWVFKMTGLTNS; encoded by the exons ATGCATAAAATGAACCGTAGACAAAGAGATTTTACTGTTAAGTGTTTAGGACTAGTTTCATGTTTAATTATTGTCTTTTTCCTGTTTAGATATTTAACATCGGCAAAAAGTTCAGAATTATCGGATGGCTATGAGTATGATAATCCTTTTGAAGTAGTAGATAATACAAAAAAGAAGCAATTTGACATCAAACAGCATTTGCAAAATGTCATCGATAATCCCCTTGAAATTAAACAGCATGTTAAAAATATAATCCAAGAAGTTTTACCACAGCAAAATGAACCTACTGAAAGTTCATCTATAGACAGCAATAGATACTCACCTAATTGGGAAGCACTCGACAAAAGGCCTTTACCAAAATGGTTTGATGAAGCTAAAATAGGAATATTTATTCACTGGGGTTTATTTTCGGTGCCCAGTTTTGGTTCAGAATGGTTTTGGTGGAGTTGGAAAGGAAAGGAAGCAACACACAAGATAGAAACCAAAGCGTTTATGAAGAAGAATTACAGATCTAATTACACTTATGCCGATTTCGCACCAGATTTTACAGCAGAATTTTTCAATGCTACTGAATGGGCGGATGTTTTTAAAAACTCAGGCGCCAA ATATGTAGTACTCACGGCCAAGCATCATGAGGGGTATACTAATTGGCCATCTGCATACTCCTACAGCTGGAACTCATTGGCTATTGGACCAAAAAAAGACCTTGttg GTCAACTTGGTGCTGCAGTACGTGAAAAGGATTTAAAATTCGGATTGTACCATTCTTTGTATGAGTGGTTTCATCCACTTTACCTGAGagacaaaagaaataattttcaAACTCAAGATTTTGTAAGG GCAAAAACAATGCCCGAGTTATATGAACttgtaaatgtatataaaccTGACATAATTTGGTCTGACGGCGAGTGGGAAGCTGAAGATACTTATTGGAATTCTACTGAGTTTATCGCATGGCTTTATAATGACAG TCCTGTAAAAGACACGGTGGTAACCAATGATCGATGGGGAAAATCTGTAAGATGTAAACATGGAGGATTTCTTGGGtgtaatgatagatataatccAG GTATACTTCAAAAAAGAAAATGGGAAAATTGTATGACGATTGATAAAAAATCATGGGGATTCAGACGTGAGGCTAATCTTAAAGATTATCTAACGATAGAAAAACTTTTACTGACAATGGTGGAAACAATAAG ttgCGGTGGtaatattttgataaacattGGTCCAGCTCATGATGGCACCATTTCTGCTGTGTATTTAGAAAGATTGAGTCAGATGGGAGAATGGTTGAAAGTAAATGGTGAAGCGATTTATTTTTCTGTTCCATGGAACTTCCAGAATGATCATGTGAATCAACATGTTTG GTACACAAAGCGTGTCATTGACGATCAAGCATCGGTGTACGCTATTGCCTTAAAGTGGCCACATAATAACAAGCTACAGTTAGCTGGGCCTATTACTGGAGATATTACAAATGTTACTATGCTTGGTTATAACACACACATGAAATGGACTGCTGATCCCTCTGGAGGAATACATATTGACATTCCATTTATATCATACAAAGATATGCCTTGTAAATGGGCATGGGTTTTTAAAATGACAGGTCTTACAAATTCTTAG
- the LOC139496878 gene encoding alpha-L-fucosidase-like has translation MSVHVKVILFACFTSYVVSFNEQGIYKNIKTDYVVEQEAVISNVDFKIKLKDSKPKVSSPLRFTNQQKPKGDRYETYKPNWDDLDKRPLPTWYDEAKIGIFIHWGVFSVPSFRSEWFWWDWQGAKYNNTVDFMKKNYRPGFTYADFAPKFTAEFFNADQWADIFNTSGARYVVFTSKHHEGYTNWPSNYSFNWNSMAVGPKRDIVGELSTALRKRNLHVGLYHSLFEWFHPLYLQDKENKFRTQQFVKSKTLPELYELVNTYKPDVIWSDGDWEALDTYWNSTEFIAWLYNDSPVKDSVVTNDRWGSGVMCKHGGYFTCSDRYNPGKLQSRKWENAMTIDSQSWGYRRNANLSDYLSIEQLIDTIVETVSCGGNILVNVGPSHDGVIKPIFQERLSQMGEWLKVNGEAIYSSVPWKFQNDTVTPKVWYTERITDTVKTVYAIILQWPEKDALLLGAPVPSKDTTVHMLGSDMSFTWAKGPSRGMLIKIPLIPYNQMPCKWAWTFKISNLLNS, from the exons atgagTGTACATGTTAAAGTAATTCTTTTTGCATGTTTTACTTCATATGTCGTTTCATTCAATGAACAGGgcatttacaaaaatatcaaaactgaTTATGTAGTGGAACAGGAAGCTGTCATTTCGAATGTtgactttaaaataaaactaaaggaCTCAAAGCCAAAGGTCAGTTCTCCATTGCGATTCACTAATCAACAAAAACCAAAAGGTGatcgttatgaaacctataaacCTAACTGGGATGATTTAGACAAAAGGCCCTTACCAACGTGGTATGATGAAGCCAAAATAGGAATATTTATCCACTGGGGAGTGTTTTCAGTACCAAGTTTTCGATCAGAATGGTTTTGGTGGGATTGGCAAGGAGCAAAATACAATAACACTGTAGATTTTATGAAGAAAAACTACAGACCCGGTTTTACATATGCAGATTTTGCTCCAAAGTTTACAGCAGAATTTTTTAATGCAGATCAATGGGCAGATATATTCAACACATCTGGTGCAAG ATATGTTGTATTCACATCTAAACATCATGAAGGATATACTAATTGGCCATCCAATTATTCTTTTAATTGGAATTCCATGGCTGTTGGACCAAAGAGAGACATTGTTG GTGAACTGAGTACAGCACTTCGTAAAAGAAACCTACATGTTGGATTATACCATTCTTTATTTGAGTGGTTTCATCCTCTGTATTTACAAGACAAAGAAAACAAATTCAGAACACAACAATTTGTGAAG AGTAAAACCTTGCCAGAATTATATGAGCTCGTAAATACTTACAAACCAGATGTTATTTGGTCTGACGGTGACTGGGAAGCTTTAGACACTTACTGGAATTCAACAGAGTTTATAGCATGGCTCTACAACGACAG TCCTGTGAAAGACAGTGTTGTCACTAATGACAGATGGGGCAGTGGTGTTATGTGTAAACATGGGGGATACTTTACATGTAGTGACAGATATAATCCAG GTAAATTACAAAGCCGAAAATGGGAAAATGCAATGACAATAGATTCCCAGTCCTGGGGATATAGACGTAATGCTAATCTAAGTGACTATCTATCTATTGAACAACTGATTGATACCATTGTAGAAACTGTCAG TTGTGGAGGAAACATTCTGGTGAATGTTGGACCCTCTCATGATGGTGTAATAAAGCCGATCTTCCAAGAGAGACTCAGTCAAATGGGAGAATGGCTTAAAGTGAATGGTGAAGCAATATATTCTTCTGTAccttggaaatttcaaaatgacacTGTAACACCAAAAGTATG GTACACAGAACGTATTACAGACACAGTAAAGACAGTTTATGCAATAATATTACAGTGGCCAGAAAAAGATGCATTACTTCTAGGAGCTCCTGTACCTTCTAAGGACACTACTGTTCACATGCTCGGTTCAGACATGTCTTTCACATGGGCTAAAGGACCTTCTAGAGGCATGCTAATAAAAATTCCATTAATACCGTACAATCAGATGCCTTGTAAATGGGCATGgacatttaaaatttcaaatctcCTCAATTCATAA